A stretch of Crossiella cryophila DNA encodes these proteins:
- a CDS encoding D-alanyl-D-alanine carboxypeptidase family protein: MPSTAHRPATALVASVCALLAAAVLSAPVVLAQPSQTTTPTSSTPSASCQDRSIPPPAVDMSEQPKPGKTAPGPLPVPAKPVGGSRLYDCGVITPGGAAAPPGPNLLNAQSWVVADLNSGAIIAAKDPHARHRPASIIKVLTALVALKELDPSTVIVGEKADTEQEGSKVGVGVGGKYTVKDLITGMMLDSGNDAAHALARKLGGVDETVRKMNQLARQLGALDTRAATPSGLDGPGMSTSAYDQAVIFKAALKNPEIAKAVATKSFNFPGYGNKPAFKVSNDNQLLALYTGALGGKTGFTDDARHTFIGAAEKGGRRLVAVLIRAEKIGAQSVYTQAAKLLDYGFSVKAAAEPVGQLVERAPAETAASGDGGAAQAKQDGNGGITAPENPSAAAVTPFGNVGLPLTIAAGVFVLIFAFLYVRKKRAKAAARARAAAAAV, encoded by the coding sequence GTGCCATCTACCGCCCACCGCCCCGCAACGGCGCTGGTCGCCTCTGTCTGCGCGCTGCTGGCCGCTGCGGTGCTGAGTGCTCCGGTCGTGCTGGCCCAGCCGTCGCAGACCACGACGCCGACCTCGTCGACTCCGTCTGCCTCCTGTCAGGACCGCAGCATTCCGCCGCCCGCGGTGGACATGTCCGAGCAGCCCAAACCCGGTAAGACCGCGCCCGGCCCGCTGCCGGTCCCGGCCAAGCCGGTCGGTGGCTCGCGGCTCTACGACTGCGGCGTGATCACACCTGGTGGCGCTGCCGCCCCGCCGGGCCCGAACCTGCTCAACGCCCAGTCCTGGGTGGTCGCGGACCTGAACTCGGGCGCGATCATCGCGGCCAAGGACCCGCACGCCCGGCACCGGCCCGCCTCCATCATCAAGGTGCTCACCGCGCTGGTCGCGCTCAAGGAGCTGGACCCCTCGACGGTGATCGTCGGGGAGAAGGCGGACACCGAGCAGGAGGGCAGCAAGGTCGGGGTCGGGGTCGGCGGCAAGTACACCGTCAAGGACCTGATCACCGGCATGATGCTGGACTCGGGCAACGACGCGGCGCACGCGCTGGCCCGCAAGCTCGGCGGCGTTGACGAGACAGTGCGCAAGATGAACCAGCTCGCCCGCCAGCTCGGCGCGCTGGACACCCGCGCGGCCACCCCCTCCGGCCTGGACGGCCCCGGCATGTCCACCTCGGCCTACGACCAGGCGGTCATCTTCAAGGCCGCGCTGAAGAACCCGGAGATCGCCAAGGCGGTCGCCACCAAGTCCTTCAACTTCCCCGGCTACGGCAACAAGCCGGCCTTCAAGGTCAGCAACGACAACCAGCTGCTCGCCCTGTACACCGGCGCGCTTGGCGGCAAGACCGGCTTCACCGACGACGCCAGGCACACCTTCATCGGCGCGGCGGAGAAGGGCGGCCGCCGCCTGGTCGCGGTGCTGATCAGGGCGGAGAAGATCGGCGCCCAGTCGGTCTACACCCAGGCGGCCAAGCTGCTGGACTACGGCTTCAGCGTGAAGGCCGCTGCCGAGCCGGTCGGCCAGCTGGTGGAGCGGGCCCCCGCGGAGACTGCGGCCAGCGGTGACGGCGGTGCGGCCCAGGCCAAGCAGGACGGCAACGGCGGCATCACCGCCCCGGAGAACCCCTCAGCCGCCGCGGTCACCCCCTTCGGCAACGTGGGCCTGCCGCTGACCATCGCGGCCGGCGTGTTCGTGCTCATCTTCGCCTTCCTCTACGTCCGGAAGAAGCGGGCGAAGGCGGCCGCCAGGGCACGAGCGGCCGCCGCGGCGGTCTGA
- a CDS encoding SCO4848 family membrane protein, producing the protein MTLSRRASLFLLAFALWSWWIWPTFLVNISRDARSWAADGSPTGFFTVHLVLVITSLVLGTVIGVMGWRGFRAIRRQTTAS; encoded by the coding sequence GTGACCCTGTCCCGCCGCGCCTCGCTGTTCCTGCTGGCCTTCGCGCTCTGGAGCTGGTGGATCTGGCCGACGTTCCTGGTGAACATCTCCCGGGACGCCCGTTCCTGGGCCGCCGACGGCTCCCCGACCGGCTTCTTCACCGTGCACCTGGTGCTGGTCATCACGTCGCTGGTGCTCGGAACTGTGATCGGCGTCATGGGTTGGCGCGGCTTCCGTGCCATACGTAGGCAGACTACGGCATCCTGA
- a CDS encoding succinate dehydrogenase iron-sulfur subunit, whose product MTATAQAPAAGSRGALPPAPEGSTLVTVRIRRFTPETDAEPRWESFSVPALPTDRVLNLLHYVKWYVDGSLTFRRSCAHGVCGSDAMRINGVNRLACKVLVKDLMAKKGKPTTITLEPIKGLQAEKDLLVDMEPFFEAFRAVKPYLINYGQDPSKERIQSAADRERFDDTTKCILCACCTTSCPVYWVEGSYFGPAAIVNAHRFIFDSRDEAAEERLDILNDVDGVWRCRTTFNCTDACPRGIQVTKAIQEVKRALLFRR is encoded by the coding sequence ATGACCGCGACTGCGCAGGCCCCCGCGGCTGGTTCCCGCGGCGCCCTTCCCCCCGCCCCCGAGGGGTCCACGCTCGTCACCGTCCGGATCCGGCGTTTCACCCCGGAGACCGACGCGGAGCCGCGCTGGGAGTCCTTCTCGGTGCCCGCACTGCCCACTGATCGAGTGCTCAACCTGCTGCACTACGTGAAGTGGTACGTCGACGGCTCGCTGACCTTCCGCCGCTCCTGCGCGCACGGTGTGTGTGGCTCGGACGCGATGCGGATCAACGGCGTGAACCGACTGGCCTGCAAGGTCCTGGTCAAGGACCTGATGGCGAAGAAGGGCAAGCCGACCACGATCACCCTGGAGCCGATCAAGGGCCTACAGGCCGAGAAGGACCTCCTGGTGGACATGGAGCCCTTCTTCGAGGCATTCCGGGCGGTCAAGCCGTACCTGATCAACTACGGCCAGGACCCGTCCAAGGAACGCATCCAGTCCGCGGCCGACCGCGAGCGTTTCGACGACACCACCAAGTGCATCCTGTGCGCCTGCTGCACCACGAGCTGCCCGGTGTACTGGGTGGAGGGGTCCTACTTCGGGCCCGCGGCGATCGTGAACGCGCACCGGTTCATCTTCGACAGCCGGGATGAGGCCGCTGAGGAGCGGCTGGACATCCTGAACGACGTTGATGGCGTTTGGCGCTGCCGGACGACGTTCAACTGCACGGATGCCTGCCCACGCGGGATCCAGGTGACGAAGGCGATCCAGGAAGTAAAGCGCGCACTGCTGTTCCGCCGCTGA
- the sdhA gene encoding succinate dehydrogenase flavoprotein subunit, with the protein MQFHKYDVIIVGAGGAGMRAAIESGQRARTAVLTKLYPTRSHTGAAQGGMCAALANVEEDNWEWHTFDTVKGGDYLVDQDAAEIMAKEAIDAVLDLEKMGLPFNRTPEGKIDQRRFGGHTRNHGEAAVRRACYAADRTGHMILQTLYQNCVKHGIEFFNEYYVLDICLTETDNGPVCTGAVALELATGEIHVFQAKAVVFASGGFGKVFKTTSNAHTLTGDGMGIVFRKGLPLEDMEFYQFHPTGLAGLGILLTEGARGEGGILRNSSGERFMERYAPTIKDLAPRDMVARAMATEVREGRGAGPHKDYVYLDLTHLGAEVLDAKLPDITEFSRTYLGIDPVTEQVPVYPTAHYAMGGIPTKISGEVLRDNDNVVPGLYAAGECACVSVHGANRLGTNSLLDINVFGRRAGIAAAEYAKTVEHTELPDNPATLVESMVSGMLTADGGERVADIRGELQTTMDLNASVYRTEETLKQALHDVQALKERYARVAIQDKGKRFNTDLLEAIELGFLLELAEVLVQGAINRKESRGGHAREDYQQRDDVNFLRHTMAYKHGEGLAADIRLDYKPVTITRYQPMERKY; encoded by the coding sequence ATGCAGTTCCACAAGTACGACGTCATCATCGTCGGCGCTGGTGGCGCCGGGATGCGGGCCGCGATCGAGTCCGGCCAGCGCGCCCGCACCGCGGTGCTCACCAAGCTCTACCCGACCCGGTCGCACACCGGCGCGGCCCAGGGCGGCATGTGCGCCGCGCTGGCCAACGTCGAGGAGGACAACTGGGAGTGGCACACCTTCGACACGGTCAAGGGTGGCGACTACCTGGTTGACCAGGACGCCGCGGAGATCATGGCCAAGGAGGCCATCGACGCGGTGCTCGACCTGGAGAAGATGGGCCTGCCGTTCAACCGCACGCCCGAGGGCAAGATCGACCAGCGCCGGTTCGGCGGGCACACCCGCAACCACGGCGAGGCCGCCGTGCGCCGGGCCTGCTACGCCGCCGACCGCACCGGTCACATGATCCTGCAGACGCTGTACCAGAACTGCGTCAAGCACGGCATCGAGTTCTTCAACGAGTACTACGTGCTCGACATCTGCCTGACCGAGACCGACAACGGCCCGGTCTGCACCGGCGCGGTCGCCCTTGAGCTGGCCACCGGCGAGATCCACGTCTTCCAGGCCAAGGCGGTCGTGTTCGCCTCCGGCGGGTTCGGCAAGGTCTTCAAGACCACCTCGAACGCGCACACCCTCACCGGTGACGGCATGGGCATCGTCTTCCGCAAGGGCCTGCCGCTGGAGGACATGGAGTTCTACCAGTTCCACCCGACCGGCCTGGCCGGCCTGGGCATCCTGCTCACCGAGGGCGCCCGCGGTGAGGGCGGCATCCTGCGCAACTCCTCCGGCGAGCGGTTCATGGAGCGCTACGCGCCCACCATCAAGGACCTGGCGCCGCGGGACATGGTCGCCCGCGCGATGGCCACCGAGGTGCGCGAGGGCCGCGGCGCGGGCCCGCACAAGGACTACGTCTACCTCGACCTGACCCACCTGGGCGCCGAGGTGCTGGACGCGAAGCTGCCCGACATCACCGAGTTCTCCCGCACCTACCTTGGCATCGACCCGGTGACCGAGCAGGTGCCGGTGTACCCGACCGCGCACTACGCGATGGGCGGCATCCCGACCAAGATCTCCGGCGAGGTGCTGCGGGACAACGACAACGTGGTCCCCGGCCTGTACGCCGCCGGTGAGTGCGCCTGCGTGTCCGTGCACGGCGCGAACCGGCTGGGCACCAACTCGCTGCTGGACATCAACGTCTTCGGCCGCCGCGCGGGCATCGCCGCCGCGGAGTACGCCAAGACGGTCGAGCACACCGAGCTGCCGGACAACCCGGCCACGCTGGTGGAGAGCATGGTCAGCGGAATGCTGACGGCCGACGGCGGCGAGCGGGTGGCCGACATCCGCGGCGAGCTGCAGACCACGATGGACCTCAACGCGTCGGTGTACCGCACCGAGGAGACCCTCAAGCAGGCCCTGCACGACGTGCAGGCGCTCAAGGAGCGGTACGCGCGGGTGGCCATCCAGGACAAGGGCAAGCGGTTCAACACGGACCTGCTGGAAGCGATCGAGCTGGGCTTCCTGCTGGAACTGGCCGAGGTGCTGGTGCAGGGCGCGATCAACCGCAAGGAGTCCCGCGGCGGGCACGCCCGCGAGGACTACCAGCAGCGCGACGATGTGAACTTCCTGCGGCACACCATGGCCTACAAGCACGGTGAGGGCCTGGCCGCGGACATCCGCCTGGACTACAAGCCCGTCACCATCACCCGTTACCAGCCGATGGAGCGCAAGTACTGA
- a CDS encoding succinate dehydrogenase hydrophobic membrane anchor subunit, whose translation MSEATLNAPDLAPPRHPRRRAARRSNFELASWLFMRLSGLVLVFLVLGHLLIMLYLDGGVHKVNFAFVAGRWASPFWQFWDLSMLWLAMIHGGNGMRTIINDYSRKDSTRFWLTTLLYVSVILTVALGTFVIFTFTPNFG comes from the coding sequence ATGAGCGAAGCGACCCTCAACGCGCCCGACCTGGCGCCGCCGCGGCATCCGCGCCGCCGGGCCGCCCGCCGGAGCAACTTCGAGCTGGCCAGCTGGCTGTTCATGCGCCTGTCCGGCCTGGTGCTGGTGTTCCTGGTGCTCGGCCACCTGCTGATCATGCTGTACCTGGACGGCGGTGTGCACAAGGTCAACTTCGCCTTCGTGGCCGGCCGCTGGGCCTCGCCGTTCTGGCAGTTCTGGGACCTGTCCATGCTGTGGCTGGCCATGATCCACGGCGGCAACGGGATGCGCACGATCATCAATGACTACTCGCGCAAGGACAGCACCCGGTTCTGGCTGACCACGCTGCTGTACGTGTCCGTGATCCTGACAGTCGCGCTCGGCACGTTCGTGATCTTCACCTTCACCCCGAACTTCGGCTGA
- the sdhC gene encoding succinate dehydrogenase, cytochrome b556 subunit, translated as MASTEAAATQQQRGSRGGGKLYRGDLGMWSWVAHRITGVLTFFFLFVHVLDTALVRVSPEAYDKVIATYKEPFFVLFELGLVAAVLFHALNGIRVMLVDFWGKGPRFQRPMMWTVLVIWAALMIPGSYHLLAKAYSMLMGGM; from the coding sequence ATGGCCAGCACAGAGGCCGCGGCGACGCAGCAGCAGCGGGGTTCCCGCGGCGGCGGCAAGCTGTACCGGGGAGACCTGGGCATGTGGTCGTGGGTCGCCCACCGGATCACCGGGGTGCTCACGTTCTTCTTCCTGTTCGTGCACGTCCTGGACACCGCGCTGGTGCGGGTGTCGCCGGAGGCGTACGACAAGGTCATCGCGACCTACAAGGAACCGTTCTTCGTCCTGTTCGAGCTGGGCCTGGTGGCCGCGGTGCTCTTCCACGCGCTCAACGGCATCCGCGTCATGCTGGTGGACTTCTGGGGCAAGGGCCCGCGATTCCAGCGTCCGATGATGTGGACCGTGCTGGTGATCTGGGCCGCGCTGATGATCCCCGGCTCGTACCACCTGCTCGCCAAGGCGTACAGCATGTTGATGGGCGGGATGTGA